From Actinoplanes oblitus, a single genomic window includes:
- a CDS encoding ATP-dependent DNA ligase, protein MQLPIQHPVKPMLAKPVAEIPAGQIYEPKWDGFRSIVFRDGDEVEIGSRNEKPMTRYFPEVVEAVLANFPERAVIDGEVIVADTERNTLDFEALQQRIHPAASRVKLLAEQTPAAFVAFDLLALGDEDLTELPFEQRRDRLRQALAQAKAPVYVTPATDDLETARRWFAQFEGAGLDGLIAKPRDLTYQPDKRVMFKVKHKRTADCVVAGYRVHKSAENRIGSLLLGLYDERDVLVSVGVIGAFPVQVREQLFEELQPLVTGFEGHPWDWAAHLQGERTPRKNEVSRWNNGKDLSFTPLRPERVVEVRYDYMEGLRFRHTAQFERWRPDREPRTCTYDQLERPVRFDLAEVLTSR, encoded by the coding sequence ATGCAGCTGCCGATCCAGCATCCGGTCAAGCCGATGCTCGCCAAACCCGTCGCGGAGATCCCGGCCGGCCAGATCTACGAGCCGAAATGGGACGGCTTCCGGTCGATCGTCTTCCGGGACGGCGACGAGGTGGAGATCGGCAGTCGCAACGAGAAGCCGATGACGCGGTACTTCCCCGAGGTGGTCGAGGCGGTGCTGGCCAACTTCCCGGAGCGGGCGGTGATCGACGGGGAGGTGATCGTCGCCGACACCGAGCGCAACACCCTGGACTTCGAGGCGCTCCAGCAGCGGATCCACCCCGCGGCCAGCCGGGTCAAGCTGCTCGCCGAGCAGACCCCCGCCGCGTTCGTCGCCTTCGACCTGCTGGCGCTCGGTGACGAGGATCTCACCGAGCTGCCCTTCGAGCAGCGGCGGGACCGGTTGCGGCAGGCGCTGGCCCAGGCGAAGGCTCCGGTGTACGTCACTCCGGCCACCGACGACCTGGAGACCGCCCGGCGGTGGTTCGCCCAGTTCGAGGGCGCCGGGCTGGACGGGCTGATCGCCAAGCCGCGCGATCTGACCTACCAGCCGGACAAGCGGGTGATGTTCAAGGTCAAGCACAAGCGGACGGCGGACTGCGTGGTGGCCGGCTACCGGGTGCACAAGTCCGCGGAGAACCGGATCGGCTCGCTGCTGCTCGGCCTCTACGACGAGCGGGACGTGCTGGTCTCGGTCGGGGTGATCGGCGCGTTCCCGGTGCAGGTGCGCGAGCAGCTGTTCGAGGAACTGCAGCCGCTGGTCACCGGCTTCGAGGGGCACCCGTGGGACTGGGCGGCGCACCTGCAGGGCGAGCGCACCCCGCGGAAGAACGAGGTGAGCCGGTGGAACAACGGCAAGGACCTGTCGTTCACCCCGCTGCGCCCGGAACGGGTGGTCGAGGTCCGCTACGACTACATGGAGGGCCTCCGGTTCCGGCACACCGCCCAGTTCGAGCGCTGGCGGCCCGACCGGGAGCCGCGGACCTGCACCTACGACCAGCTGGAGCGGCCGGTGCGGTTCGATCTGGCCGAGGTGCTCACCAGCCGCTGA
- a CDS encoding potassium channel family protein, whose amino-acid sequence MNVLLRVPRAVYRGMVWLANSPKTLVLAYAVLIFVCGCLYSFFEGKTMGDSLWWAVVTASTVGYGDISPHGWPARIMAVLLISVMVLLVIPLITAHFASKLIVDHDAFRHEEQEELKDNLRQVRRLLEELAAREGIISPGTAAPPVAPSDR is encoded by the coding sequence ATGAACGTGCTGCTCAGGGTGCCGCGGGCGGTGTACCGCGGAATGGTCTGGCTGGCCAACTCGCCGAAGACGCTGGTTCTCGCGTACGCGGTCCTGATCTTCGTCTGTGGTTGTCTCTACTCCTTCTTCGAGGGCAAGACGATGGGCGACTCGCTCTGGTGGGCCGTCGTCACCGCGTCCACCGTCGGTTACGGCGACATCTCCCCGCACGGCTGGCCGGCCCGGATCATGGCGGTGCTGCTCATCTCGGTCATGGTGCTGCTGGTGATCCCGCTGATCACCGCGCACTTCGCCAGCAAGCTGATCGTGGACCACGACGCCTTCCGGCACGAGGAGCAGGAGGAGCTGAAGGACAACCTGCGTCAGGTCCGCCGGCTGCTGGAGGAGCTGGCCGCGCGGGAGGGCATCATTTCGCCGGGCACCGCAGCCCCTCCGGTGGCACCGTCAGACCGATGA
- a CDS encoding alpha/beta hydrolase, whose protein sequence is MTAGGCTLPAFAPDGADDPADPAGGAAPGTASTPGAAAHWTPCAGVPEKLVGKGAAGMTYDCASVAVPRDWAKPDSGATYDVAMIRIRSKTQKNRIGSLLINPGGPGGSGIDTAVYLSFGPTFGGLPTEVTDRFDLIGFDPRGVGRSSPIKCISDSDQDASFAADPDPVGQAEFDRVAALNKRIADGCGRKYGDQLPLFSTEQAARDIDALRAAVGDSKLSYLGFSYGTLLGATYAQLFPTNVRALVLDGAVDPTENYVQGSESQAKGFERAFRNFTGWCTKHPAKCPISADPRGAVTDAMAKAENSPVPYTDGRKATAGWIFVGLISSLYTEDGWTSLARAIDELQTGDAKGIMDLADQYAERKPDGSYSNLFDANLAVNCADTDDAPTAARVRQLQSQWRKKYPIFGAPLAMGMLPCTYWPGKRDPYPAGKAAGAPPIVVVGTTGDPATPYENTADLATMLGTGHVLTWEGEGHTAYPSTPCVVKAVDGYLIGLTVPPEGLRCPAK, encoded by the coding sequence ATGACCGCCGGGGGCTGCACGCTGCCCGCGTTCGCGCCGGACGGCGCCGACGACCCGGCCGATCCGGCCGGCGGCGCTGCCCCGGGCACCGCCTCGACACCGGGTGCGGCCGCCCATTGGACGCCCTGTGCCGGCGTGCCGGAGAAACTGGTGGGCAAGGGCGCGGCCGGGATGACCTACGACTGCGCCTCGGTGGCGGTGCCTCGCGACTGGGCAAAACCGGACAGCGGCGCCACCTATGACGTCGCGATGATCCGTATCCGGTCGAAAACCCAGAAGAACCGGATCGGGTCCCTGCTGATCAACCCGGGCGGTCCCGGCGGGTCCGGCATCGACACCGCCGTCTACCTCTCGTTCGGCCCGACCTTCGGCGGCCTGCCCACCGAGGTCACCGACAGGTTCGACCTGATCGGGTTCGATCCGCGCGGCGTGGGCCGGTCCAGCCCGATCAAGTGCATCAGCGACAGCGACCAGGACGCCAGCTTCGCGGCCGACCCGGATCCGGTCGGCCAGGCCGAGTTCGACAGGGTCGCCGCGCTGAACAAGCGGATCGCCGACGGCTGCGGCCGCAAGTACGGCGACCAGCTGCCGTTGTTCTCCACCGAGCAGGCCGCCCGGGACATCGACGCGCTGCGCGCCGCGGTCGGCGACAGCAAGCTGAGCTACCTCGGCTTCTCCTACGGCACCCTGCTCGGCGCCACCTACGCCCAGCTCTTCCCGACGAACGTGCGGGCCCTGGTGCTGGACGGCGCCGTCGACCCCACGGAGAACTACGTGCAGGGCTCGGAGTCGCAGGCCAAGGGCTTCGAGCGGGCGTTCCGCAACTTCACCGGGTGGTGCACGAAGCATCCGGCGAAATGCCCGATCTCCGCCGACCCGCGCGGCGCGGTCACCGACGCGATGGCCAAGGCGGAGAACTCCCCGGTGCCCTACACCGACGGGCGCAAGGCCACCGCCGGCTGGATCTTCGTCGGGCTGATCTCGTCGCTGTACACCGAGGACGGCTGGACCAGCCTGGCCAGGGCGATCGACGAGCTGCAGACCGGTGACGCCAAGGGCATCATGGATTTGGCCGATCAGTACGCGGAGCGCAAGCCGGACGGCAGCTACTCCAACCTGTTCGACGCCAACCTCGCGGTGAACTGCGCGGACACCGACGACGCGCCGACCGCGGCGCGGGTGCGTCAGCTGCAGTCGCAGTGGCGCAAGAAGTACCCGATCTTCGGGGCGCCGCTGGCGATGGGGATGCTGCCGTGCACGTACTGGCCGGGCAAGCGGGACCCGTACCCGGCCGGCAAGGCGGCCGGCGCGCCGCCGATCGTGGTGGTGGGCACCACCGGCGACCCGGCCACGCCGTACGAGAACACCGCCGACCTGGCCACCATGCTGGGCACCGGGCACGTGCTGACCTGGGAGGGCGAGGGGCACACCGCGTACCCGTCGACCCCCTGCGTGGTCAAGGCGGTGGACGGGTACCTCATCGGTCTGACGGTGCCACCGGAGGGGCTGCGGTGCCCGGCGAAATGA